A part of Terriglobus roseus genomic DNA contains:
- the hisG gene encoding ATP phosphoribosyltransferase, with translation MSKKLKLGIPKGSLQDATLNLFKLAGWQIDPSGRSYFPSINDAEIECMLVRAQEMARYVETGSLDAGLTGNDWILENLSDVERITSLTYSKASRQKVKWVLCVPEDSPYQKPEDLEGKVIATELVEYTKRYFAEKNINVKVDFSWGATEVKPPMLCDAIVEVTETGNSLRANRLRVIDLLMESETQFIANKAAYADPFKKQKIDNLALMLNGAINALSQVGLMLNVPKANLDEILSILPALSSPTVSHLKDENWVAVNTILPESTVREVIPKLKAAGGSGIVEYPLSKVVL, from the coding sequence GTGAGCAAGAAACTCAAACTCGGCATCCCCAAGGGCTCCCTACAGGACGCCACACTCAACCTCTTCAAACTTGCTGGCTGGCAGATCGATCCCTCGGGCCGCAGCTACTTCCCTTCCATCAACGACGCCGAGATCGAATGCATGCTCGTCCGCGCGCAGGAGATGGCACGTTATGTAGAAACCGGCTCACTTGATGCAGGCCTCACCGGCAACGACTGGATTCTTGAGAACCTCTCCGACGTTGAGCGCATCACCTCGCTCACGTACAGCAAGGCCAGCCGCCAGAAGGTGAAGTGGGTTCTCTGCGTTCCCGAAGACTCGCCCTATCAGAAGCCCGAAGACCTGGAAGGCAAAGTCATTGCCACCGAATTGGTCGAGTACACCAAGCGCTACTTCGCCGAAAAGAACATCAACGTTAAGGTCGACTTCTCCTGGGGCGCAACCGAAGTGAAGCCGCCCATGCTCTGCGACGCCATCGTTGAAGTCACCGAGACCGGCAACAGCCTCCGCGCCAACCGCCTCCGCGTGATCGATCTGCTGATGGAAAGCGAGACGCAGTTCATCGCCAACAAGGCTGCCTACGCCGATCCGTTCAAGAAGCAGAAGATCGACAACCTGGCGCTTATGCTCAATGGCGCCATCAACGCGCTCTCGCAGGTCGGCCTGATGCTCAACGTACCCAAGGCCAACCTCGACGAAATCCTGTCGATCCTGCCCGCACTCTCGTCACCCACCGTCTCGCATTTGAAGGATGAGAACTGGGTCGCCGTGAACACCATCCTGCCCGAAAGCACCGTGCGCGAAGTCATCCCCAAGCTCAAGGCAGCAGGCGGCAGCGGCATTGTCGAATATCCGCTGAGCAAGGTTGTTCTGTAG
- a CDS encoding phosphoribosyl-AMP cyclohydrolase, which translates to MTTAAAPQPTIDFAKAGGLVPGIVQDAATGQMLMLGFLNEESYRLSLESGFVTFFSRTRNKLWMKGETSGNRLKIVSLRTDCDFDTLLFQVEVEGDGLVCHEGTVSCFTKEIELGK; encoded by the coding sequence ATGACCACAGCAGCAGCCCCGCAACCCACCATCGACTTCGCAAAAGCAGGCGGCCTTGTCCCCGGCATTGTGCAGGACGCAGCCACCGGCCAGATGCTCATGCTCGGCTTCCTGAATGAGGAGAGCTACCGCCTTTCACTGGAGTCCGGATTCGTCACCTTCTTCTCGCGCACACGCAACAAGCTGTGGATGAAGGGCGAAACCAGCGGCAACCGCCTGAAGATTGTCAGCCTGCGCACCGACTGCGACTTTGACACGCTGCTCTTCCAGGTGGAAGTGGAAGGCGACGGCCTGGTCTGCCACGAAGGCACCGTAAGCTGCTTCACCAAAGAAATCGAACTCGGCAAGTAA
- a CDS encoding ComEA family DNA-binding protein, translating to MKFFRSLPLLALALTLLPVSPAQSKPAAKAAATAPTPPAMTMGDPLDINTASLDQLQALPGIGQVYSKKIIDGRPYTAKNQLVSRGIVPKATYDKISSQIVAKQVKK from the coding sequence ATGAAGTTTTTCCGCTCGCTTCCCCTTCTTGCACTGGCGCTGACCCTGCTGCCGGTTTCACCCGCGCAGAGCAAGCCGGCGGCCAAGGCTGCTGCAACTGCTCCGACCCCTCCGGCGATGACCATGGGTGATCCGCTGGATATCAATACGGCATCGCTGGACCAACTGCAGGCTCTGCCGGGCATTGGCCAGGTGTACTCGAAGAAGATCATTGACGGTCGTCCGTACACGGCGAAGAACCAGCTTGTATCGCGCGGCATTGTTCCCAAGGCCACGTATGACAAGATTTCGTCGCAGATTGTAGCGAAGCAGGTTAAGAAGTAG
- the pgm gene encoding phosphoglucomutase (alpha-D-glucose-1,6-bisphosphate-dependent) codes for MSNSPNAGKLPDPHHLTDLPRLVSAYYTLHPDADNAAQKVSFGTSGHRGSALQGAFNEDHILAITQAICEYRAGQKITGPLFLAMDTHALSEPAFRSALEVLAANGVATRIDAGTPETNGQPGYTPTPALSHAILDYNKDRKDGLADGIVITPSHNPPEDGGFKYNPPNGGPADTDVTGWVQNRANDILKAKLAGVKRLPFEQALKASTTTKHDYITEYVDGLSNVVNMQAIAASGLKLGVDPLGGAGVYYWQRIADKYKLPLQVLSTIVDPTFRFMHIDWDGKIRMDCSSPFAMAGMIQNKDHFDVSWACDTDHDRHGIVAKSTGLLNPNHYLAVSIEYLFDNRPNWRKEAAIGKTLVSSSMIDRVGAGLGRKVLEVPVGFKWFVNGLSDGSLGFGGEESAGASFLCLDGSAWSTDKDGLIMGLLSAEMTARTGKDPGQLYQSLTERFGNPVYQRIDAAATKEEKAKLGKLSPEQVTTKELAGEPITAILTKAPGNGASIGGLKVATENGWFAARPSGTEDVYKIYAESFQGEDHLRQIQDEAKQLVNAALKG; via the coding sequence ATGAGCAACAGCCCGAACGCCGGTAAACTGCCCGATCCACATCACCTCACCGACCTGCCCCGTCTCGTCTCCGCTTACTACACGCTGCACCCCGACGCGGATAACGCCGCGCAGAAGGTCAGCTTCGGAACCAGCGGCCATCGCGGCTCAGCGCTCCAGGGCGCATTCAATGAGGACCACATCCTCGCCATCACGCAGGCCATCTGCGAGTACCGAGCAGGCCAGAAGATCACCGGCCCGCTCTTCCTCGCTATGGACACTCACGCCCTCAGCGAACCCGCCTTCCGCAGCGCTCTTGAAGTCCTTGCTGCCAATGGCGTTGCCACACGCATCGACGCGGGCACGCCCGAGACCAACGGTCAGCCCGGCTACACGCCAACACCCGCGCTCTCGCACGCGATCCTGGACTACAACAAGGACCGCAAAGACGGCCTGGCAGACGGCATCGTCATCACGCCCTCGCACAATCCGCCGGAGGATGGCGGCTTCAAGTACAACCCGCCCAACGGCGGCCCTGCCGACACCGACGTCACAGGCTGGGTGCAGAACCGCGCCAACGACATCCTGAAAGCAAAGCTCGCAGGCGTAAAGCGCTTGCCGTTTGAACAGGCACTGAAGGCCTCCACAACAACGAAGCACGACTACATCACCGAGTACGTTGACGGCCTTTCCAACGTGGTCAACATGCAGGCCATCGCCGCCAGCGGCCTCAAGCTGGGCGTTGATCCCCTCGGCGGCGCAGGCGTCTATTACTGGCAGCGCATCGCCGACAAATACAAGCTGCCGCTGCAGGTGCTCTCCACCATCGTGGATCCCACCTTCCGCTTCATGCACATTGATTGGGACGGCAAGATCCGCATGGATTGCTCCTCGCCCTTCGCCATGGCTGGCATGATCCAGAACAAGGACCACTTCGACGTAAGCTGGGCCTGCGACACCGACCACGATCGCCACGGCATCGTCGCTAAATCCACCGGCCTGCTGAACCCCAACCACTACCTCGCCGTCAGCATTGAGTACCTCTTCGACAACCGCCCCAACTGGCGCAAGGAAGCTGCGATCGGCAAGACGCTCGTCTCATCCTCGATGATTGATCGCGTCGGCGCTGGTCTTGGCCGCAAGGTTCTCGAAGTACCTGTCGGCTTCAAGTGGTTTGTCAACGGCCTCTCCGATGGTTCGCTCGGCTTCGGTGGCGAAGAGTCGGCAGGCGCATCGTTCCTGTGCCTTGACGGTTCCGCATGGTCCACCGACAAGGACGGCCTCATCATGGGCCTGCTCTCCGCCGAGATGACCGCACGCACCGGCAAAGACCCCGGACAGCTCTACCAGTCGCTCACGGAACGCTTCGGCAACCCCGTCTACCAGCGCATTGACGCCGCAGCTACCAAGGAAGAAAAGGCCAAGCTCGGCAAGCTATCGCCGGAACAGGTCACGACCAAGGAACTGGCAGGCGAACCCATCACTGCCATCCTCACCAAGGCACCCGGCAACGGCGCATCCATCGGCGGTCTGAAGGTCGCGACGGAGAACGGCTGGTTCGCAGCACGTCCCTCCGGCACAGAAGACGTCTACAAAATCTACGCGGAAAGCTTCCAGGGTGAAGATCACCTACGCCAGATTCAGGACGAAGCCAAGCAACTGGTCAACGCAGCCCTCAAAGGCTAA